Proteins found in one Vagococcus carniphilus genomic segment:
- a CDS encoding helix-turn-helix domain-containing protein, whose protein sequence is MEKDILNLLDTQNKIMLNILDLVSESHRWYTVNEISHELNVVERTVQRYIHRLKETIDDYNEERNHHIALSYEKYKGVLLEIDSGSNYMELKSYILENDETMKIFKLIIFEEFQSIQKYASTYFVSENAVRKSLKKIKDFLGIYHLSLSRSTFIIEGEEKQIRLIIYISGWIIFKGVTWPFDFISQEKIYLSVDSFSEELNLGFSIIHRKQMAYMLAVNILRLRKKHVIEMEEEWKDYANLPKLMANLPVLKEFADDYNIYIESELYFYLVLIQLKTKFYESERYRKSVFKYHKKMNSTVYRITEQFMTDFQSEIAEIPEELEERFFVTAFCAHLFCQLFKSIQVDIDGYLIFSDLENDYPNLYEKLSCLLRKMAEENDAELLSKETFLIQKYMLLFSSISQLTYYEPEIQIFLDSDLPYFVKSSVTDQIVNRFKYEFNLTFIEANDEDSADLILTNIPNVLEEELRFSHKVHLFEFPFNQRDFLEIERKVRAISQEKI, encoded by the coding sequence ATGGAGAAAGATATTTTAAATTTACTCGATACGCAAAATAAAATTATGTTAAATATTTTAGATTTGGTTTCTGAAAGCCACAGATGGTATACAGTTAATGAAATAAGTCATGAGCTAAATGTCGTTGAAAGAACTGTACAGCGTTATATTCATCGGTTGAAAGAAACAATCGACGATTACAATGAGGAACGAAATCATCACATTGCTCTTAGCTATGAAAAATACAAAGGTGTTTTATTAGAGATTGACAGTGGTAGTAATTACATGGAGCTAAAAAGTTATATTTTAGAAAATGACGAGACGATGAAAATTTTCAAATTAATTATTTTTGAAGAGTTTCAGTCAATTCAAAAATATGCTTCAACTTACTTTGTCAGTGAAAATGCGGTTAGAAAATCTTTAAAGAAGATAAAAGATTTTTTAGGTATTTACCATTTATCATTATCAAGAAGTACTTTTATTATTGAGGGTGAAGAAAAGCAAATACGATTAATTATCTATATTAGTGGATGGATTATCTTTAAAGGAGTCACTTGGCCATTTGATTTTATTAGTCAGGAAAAGATTTATTTGTCTGTAGATAGTTTTTCGGAGGAACTTAATCTAGGGTTTTCAATTATTCATAGAAAACAAATGGCCTATATGTTAGCCGTAAATATTTTAAGATTAAGAAAAAAACATGTTATTGAGATGGAAGAGGAATGGAAGGATTATGCTAATTTGCCTAAACTAATGGCTAATTTACCAGTCTTAAAAGAATTTGCTGATGATTATAATATTTATATTGAATCTGAACTCTACTTTTATTTGGTGTTGATTCAATTGAAAACTAAGTTTTATGAGTCAGAAAGATATCGCAAAAGCGTTTTTAAATATCATAAAAAAATGAATTCAACTGTCTATCGAATTACAGAACAATTTATGACTGATTTTCAGTCGGAAATTGCTGAAATTCCAGAAGAGTTAGAGGAACGTTTTTTTGTAACTGCTTTTTGTGCCCATTTATTCTGTCAGTTATTTAAGAGTATTCAGGTAGATATTGATGGCTATTTAATCTTTTCAGATCTAGAAAATGATTATCCTAATTTGTATGAAAAATTATCTTGTTTATTAAGAAAAATGGCTGAAGAAAATGATGCTGAACTTCTTTCAAAGGAAACTTTTTTAATCCAAAAATACATGTTACTTTTTTCATCAATTTCACAACTAACTTATTATGAACCAGAAATTCAAATTTTCCTTGATAGTGATTTACCATATTTTGTAAAGAGTAGTGTAACGGATCAAATTGTTAATCGTTTCAAATATGAATTTAATTTGACGTTTATTGAAGCAAATGACGAGGATTCAGCTGATTTAATATTGACAAATATTCCGAATGTGTTGGAGGAAGAATTAAGATTCTCTCATAAAGTTCATTTGTTCGAATTTCCTTTTAATCAAAGGGATTTCCTTGAAATTGAGAGGAAAGTAAGAGCAATTTCTCAAGAAAAGATATAA
- a CDS encoding ABC transporter ATP-binding protein, producing MIVLENVKKRYGTKEALKGLSLTIPEGKIFGFLGHNGAGKSTTIKSLVSITMPTSGDIYFDGKNLKEHRLEIKKRIGYVPDTPNIFLQLTAMEYWNLIAAAFDLEETEKDKQIQVLANLFEINAQKHNQIDSFSHGMRQKVIVIGALLSNPDIWILDEPLQGLDPQAAYDLKHLMKQHVEQGKTVIFSTHILDTAEQLCDELAILKQGELIYNGSVSELLEKHPGQSLETIYLSMIGSKQEEEIGGRVDEQ from the coding sequence ATGATTGTTTTGGAGAATGTTAAGAAAAGGTATGGAACTAAAGAAGCGTTAAAAGGATTATCGTTAACGATACCAGAAGGAAAGATATTTGGCTTTCTAGGTCATAATGGTGCTGGAAAATCAACGACCATTAAAAGTTTAGTAAGTATTACGATGCCAACATCAGGTGATATTTATTTTGATGGAAAAAATCTAAAGGAACATCGTTTAGAAATAAAAAAGAGAATAGGTTATGTACCTGATACGCCAAATATCTTTTTACAATTGACTGCAATGGAATATTGGAATTTAATTGCTGCTGCTTTTGATTTAGAAGAAACTGAAAAAGATAAGCAGATTCAAGTATTAGCTAATTTATTTGAGATTAATGCTCAAAAGCATAATCAGATTGATAGTTTTTCTCATGGGATGAGGCAGAAAGTCATTGTTATTGGTGCGCTATTATCAAATCCAGATATTTGGATTTTAGATGAGCCTTTACAGGGATTAGATCCTCAGGCTGCTTATGACTTAAAGCATTTGATGAAACAACATGTTGAACAAGGAAAAACAGTTATTTTCTCTACTCATATTTTAGATACGGCTGAGCAGCTATGTGACGAGTTAGCGATTTTAAAACAAGGAGAATTAATTTATAATGGTTCAGTGAGTGAACTTTTAGAAAAACATCCAGGGCAGTCTCTTGAAACCATCTATCTATCAATGATTGGTAGTAAACAGGAAGAAGAGATTGGAGGAAGAGTTGATGAACAATAA
- a CDS encoding trans-sulfuration enzyme family protein — translation MLENTKLIHGYPVVDKYTGAASIPKYQTSTFNQKDVFEKQDYSYTRFGNPTVAALEEGIATLEGAKYGFAFSSGMAAISTVLMLMETGNHIIVPNEVYGGTCQFVKDILPSYHIESSFVDYSDIETVEKAILPNTRVLYIETPSNPLLKVADIKKLVALAKKHELVTIMDNTFMTPLYQKPLELGVDIVIESATKFLNGHSDVVAGLVALNDERIAEQLTVYQKSFGSILGIEDAWLILRGMKTMGIRMEKSCQNAATIAEFLEKHPKIEKVFYPGLSSHPDSDVHLSQAKNGGAVLSFELGSEENVHTFTTHLNLPIIAVSLGGVESIVSYPRTMSHACISEEERLKQGVTPGLLRLSCGIEDTEDLLTDLEQALSYL, via the coding sequence ATGTTAGAAAACACAAAATTAATTCATGGTTATCCTGTTGTGGATAAATATACAGGAGCAGCATCAATACCAAAATATCAAACGTCAACATTTAATCAAAAGGATGTCTTTGAAAAACAAGATTATAGTTATACACGTTTTGGAAATCCAACGGTAGCAGCTTTAGAAGAAGGAATTGCAACACTTGAAGGAGCAAAATACGGTTTTGCATTTTCATCAGGTATGGCAGCTATCTCTACTGTTTTAATGTTAATGGAAACAGGCAATCATATTATTGTCCCAAATGAAGTTTATGGAGGAACCTGTCAGTTTGTTAAAGACATCTTACCAAGCTATCATATTGAATCATCATTTGTTGACTATAGTGATATTGAAACTGTTGAAAAAGCTATTTTACCAAATACGAGAGTTTTATACATTGAAACACCATCAAATCCACTTTTAAAAGTAGCTGATATCAAAAAATTAGTTGCTCTTGCTAAAAAACATGAATTAGTAACAATTATGGATAATACGTTTATGACGCCTTTATACCAAAAACCACTTGAATTAGGGGTTGATATTGTTATTGAAAGTGCGACAAAATTTTTAAATGGCCACAGTGATGTTGTCGCTGGTTTAGTGGCGCTAAATGACGAACGAATTGCTGAGCAGTTAACTGTCTATCAAAAATCATTTGGCTCAATCTTAGGAATAGAAGATGCTTGGCTTATATTAAGAGGAATGAAGACAATGGGAATCCGAATGGAAAAAAGTTGTCAAAATGCAGCAACGATTGCTGAATTTTTAGAAAAACATCCTAAAATTGAGAAGGTATTCTATCCAGGACTAAGTAGTCACCCAGATTCAGACGTTCATCTAAGTCAAGCGAAAAATGGGGGAGCTGTTTTATCCTTTGAATTAGGTAGTGAGGAAAACGTTCATACTTTTACAACGCATTTAAACTTACCGATAATTGCTGTTAGTTTAGGTGGAGTTGAATCTATTGTTTCTTATCCTCGTACGATGTCTCATGCCTGTATATCTGAAGAAGAACGATTAAAACAAGGTGTGACACCTGGTTTACTACGCCTTTCTTGTGGTATTGAAGATACAGAGGATTTACTGACTGATCTTGAACAAGCATTAAGTTACCTTTAA